The Cydia amplana chromosome 11, ilCydAmpl1.1, whole genome shotgun sequence genome includes a region encoding these proteins:
- the LOC134652239 gene encoding small nuclear ribonucleoprotein F: MAAAMPINPKPFLNSLTGKSVLVRLKWGHEYKGLLVSADGYMNLQLANTEEIVDGKCTGNLGEVLIRCNNVLYVRGAEEEDEEGEMKE, from the exons ATGGCAGCCGCTATGCCCATCAACCCCAAGCCTTTCCTCAACAGTTTGACGGGGAAATCCGTGCTTGTGAGGCTAAAATGGGGCCATGAATATAAAGGGCTTTTGGTGTCCGCCGATGGTTACATGAATCTGCAGTTAGCTAACACCGAGGAAATTGTTGACGGCAAATGCACAG GAAATCTTGGAGAAGTTCTAATCAGATGTAACAATGTTCTGTACGTACGAGGGGCAGAAGAAGAGGATGAAGAGGGAGAAATGAAAGAATAA